The DNA window ACGTACACATCTCCCGGATGAGGCCCCTGACGGAGCAGATACGACGTTCTGAGTATCGAAGGATATCTGATCCATATATAACATGAACTAAAACAACTGATTAACACATATTCGTTTTCCAGAGGAGGCCCGCATGATCCATGTCACCACCACATGCCCCGATACCGACACCGCCCGGGCCATCGCGCGCGCGGCGCTCGGGCAGCGGCTTGCGGCCTGTGCCAATATCCTGCCGGGCGTGATCAGCCTGTTCCACTGGCAGGGCCGGATCGAGGAAGAGGCCGAAGTGCAGCTGAGCTTCAAGACCCGTGCGGCCCAGGGGCCGGCACTCGTCGCGCTGATCGAGGAGCTGCATCCGTACGATCTGCCGGTGATCCACTGGGAAGAGCTCGCCACCACGCCCGGTGCCACGGCCTGGCTCGATACCGAGACAGGCTGAGACCCGATACGTCCTCAGGCCGGTTCCTGCAGCGCCTTCAGCGGCCCGCCGACCGCACACCATTCGGGCGGGCATCTGGCCCCGGCGGCCTGATGGCCCATCCAGCCCATGCAGGCCTCGGCCCGCCCGCAATGACAGCAGGCGGCGACGAGTTCGGAATATTCTCCCCGACCCAGCTGCCCGGAGCGGAGGGCGTCATTGAGGTTGACCCCGAGGGTGCGTGCCATGCCCTGGGTCAGCCAGAAATGCTTCGAGAGCCTGCCCTGATCTTCCATCGCGCTCAGGCGGACACGAGCCGCGCCCGCATCGCCTCCAGCAGATCCTTGTTGCGGCAATAGTCCGGCGTCGCGTCGGCCCCGGCGTCATGGGTCCCGAGCCAGCCCCTGCATTGCCCGGGATCGGTACAGCCCAGGCAGCGGGACACGCTGTCCTGCATGTCTTCGGGGGTCCAGCGGCCAGCCATGGTCTCTTCGTCGAGATCCACGCCCAGCACCTCTGCCATCTTCTCGAGCAGATGCGCGTGTTCGTCGTATTTGGTTTGGCCCGACATCGGATGTCTCCTGTCGTGTTCGAATTGAGCGCACTAGACTGCGGCACCGGCCTGCGCGCCTTGATGCGTGTCAAATCCGTCCGCCCGACTGAGAGTGCTTCACAAGCCCGCCCGGGGCGGCTAGCCTGCCAGGATGTTCAGTATCGAGCACGAATTCGACGCCACCGTCATCACCCTGGTCGATGAGGGGCCGGGGCCTCTTCAGGAGGATGTGACGATCACGGCCTTCGAGGATTGCGTCACGGTCGAACAGCTCGACCCGCGGACAGAGAGGGTGCAGAAGATCACGCTGTCACTGGCACAGCTGCATGAAATCGGCGCGGCACTCGATTTGCCCGAAGGGGTCTACCGGATCGCCTTCGACCGCGACTAGCGGCCCGCCCGATCCGCTCAGCTGCCCCAGATCCGCCGGACATAGGTCCGGGTCTCGTCATAAGGCGGGACGCCGCCATGGCGTTGCACCGCTTCGGGCCCGGCATTATAGGCGGCAAGCGCAAGACGCCAGGACCGGAAACGGTCGAATTGCCGCCGCAGATAGCGCGCGCCGCCCTCGAGATTCTGCCGCGGGTCGGTCGGGTCGACACCAAGCCTGCGTGCGGTCTCCGGCATCAGCTGCGCCAGGCCGATCGCCCCCTTGTGAGACACCGCGCGCGTATTCCAGCCCGACTCCTGCTGCACCAGCCGCAGGAACAGATCCTCCGGCACACCGTGCTTGCGCGCGGCCTCGCGGGCCACATCGACGAATTCGCCCCGGTAACGCCCGGAATAGAGCAGCATGCCCTGCGCAGGCGTGTGCACCCTGTCGGGCTGCAGCCGCACCGAATTCGAATATTGCTGGGCTGCGCGGCCGTCGAGCACCCGGGTCTGCGACCGGAACAGCGCGAGGCGGGATTTCGAGGATACCGATGCATCCGCCAGCACCGGTTCCGGATGCGCACCCGACACCGCCAGCGCGGCCAGCGCGATCGCTGCAAGCTGTCGCTTCACCGTCTTGTCCCTCCCCCGTGCCGGGTGGTCTTTTCGCCGCGGGAGTATAGGCAAGGCGGCGCAGTCTGGCCAGCCCGTCGCTTCCTCAAGGAACCGGACCGGGCCTGCCCCGGAAAACCACGTCCGCAAGGGGCGGAATTCGCCGTCGCCCCCCCGGACGGCGTGGTATAAACGGGGGCTCTATGGAACTGGAAGATTCGAAAGAGGGCACGCATGGCAGGTTCGGTGAACAAGGTCATTCTGATCGGCAATCTCGGACGGGACCCCGAGGTGCGCAGCTTTCCCTCGGGCGGCAAGGTCTGCAATCTGCGGATCGCCACATCCGAGACCTGGAAGGACCGCAACACCGGCGAGCGGCGGGAACGGACCGAATGGCACACGGTCGCGATCTATTCCGAGCCGCTGGTGCGGGTCGCCGAGCAATATCTGCGCAAGGGCTCGAAGATCTATGTCGAGGGCCAGCTCGAAACCCGCAAATGGCAGGACCAGTCGGGCCAGGACCGCTACAGCACCGAGGTCGCCCTGCGCCCTTACCGGAGCGAGCTGACCATGCTCGATGGCCGTGACGGCGGCGGCGGCGGCGGCCGGGGCGGCGATTATGGCGGCGGCAGCGGTGGCGGCGGTTACGACCAGGGCGGCGGCCGGGGCGGCGATTACGGCGGGCAGCAACCGTCCGCGGGCGATTTCGACGACGAAATTCCGTTCTGAACGGGTCCCGGATGCAGAGGGAAGGACGCGCCCGCGGATGAACCGGACCTGGCCGGTCGATCCCAGGATCCGGAGCCGGGCCCCTTCTCTCTGTCTCAGGCCTGAAAGGTCGTCGCCCGGACCGCAATAGCCCGGCGGGCGACGACACCCAAGATCTTCGCACTCATGCCAGATTGAGCCGACAGCGGCCCACCGACGGATCGACATCGCCTCCGTTCCGAGACAGCTCTGTCGCGTGACCCGGCTCGCCCCGATGTGGAACGCAGACGACGGCCGACGCGAGTCACACGAAAATTCGCCGAATTTTCGCGCCCTATGTGTTCAGTCCCAGCATCTGGTGGATCGGGTTGAGGATGAATCTGTCTGGCTCTGATGTCCAGATCTTGCAGATGTATTCGTAGGGGCTGAGCCCGTTGAGGGTCTTGAGCCGGCGCGCGAAATTGTATGCTGCTATGAAGTCCAAGAGGTGCGTTCGCAGCTGATCATGGCTGTCGTAGTGGAAGCGTTTGACGTTCAGCGGGGGGACGCGCCACTGGCGCCTCTCCTGATCCGCTTCACCCTCCTTGATCGTGCAGTTCATCCGTTCGACCTGGCCGTTTGTCGGGAAAACAGCCCCCGGACTGTTTTCTGATCCTCCAAACTCCAGGGATGGTTGGGTTTGGTCAGCCGGTACTCGATCCCGTTTGCCTCGCAGATCATGTCAAAGCGCATCGGCCGTGAATACGCGGTCTTCCGGTTGCGGGGCTGCTCGGCGAACCGAATGCCCCTCGCCATTGTCACTCGGACCGATGGCTCGATCGGTGAGGACGGTGTGGACCTGATAGGGCACCGCTTCGAGCATGTGTTTCAGGAACTCCCGGGCCGTCTTCCTGTCCGCCTTCTCGACGAGCTGGGTCACGGCAAACTTGCTCGTGCGGTCGATTCCGACGAACAGGAAGAGCTTTCCTTCAGCAGTCTGCACCTCGGCAATGTCGATGTGGATCGAGCCTGCGTGGTCGCCATCGGTTCGAGACCCGCTGGCGAGGGCCGATAGGGTCGCGCTTGAACTTCGACCGCTTCGGCTTGTCGTCCTCGACCTCTGGCAGGCGCGAGAGGCCATGGCGTTGCAAGCATCGATGCAGTGTTGAGCTTGTCAAGTGCGGGATGGAAGGCCGCAGTGCATGGTGGCAGTCATCAAGCGGCAGCAGCGTGTGGCGCCGAAACGCGACGATGGCCGCCTCCTCGGCCTCCGTCAGGACCGTCGAACGTGGTTCCTTTTGACCTGTCTTGAGATCATCGACCGTCTGGCGTTTGCGCCACTTCGCAACGGTCTTGGGGTTCGTCGGGAAAACGATTCACTGGATCGTTTTCCGATCCTCCTCACTCCCCAGCTCCCGGCTCAACGTCGCGAGCGAAGCTTGCGATCGCTGTATTGCTGCTCTGACCGCTTACGTGGTCGTGGCCCTTCCGTGACGAACCTGGCCCATAGGGCATCCTTCCATTCCTTCGAAAGGATCACACCATCAAACCGTGGGATCAAAAACCTAGGCCTGCGCGAGCCGTGCCTCGCGGGCGACGCGCAGGCGGGCGAAATCCTCGCCTGCGTGATAACTGGAACGAGTCAGCGGCGTGGCCGACACCATCAGGAAGCCCTTGCCATAGGCCGCCTTCTCATAGGCTGCGAATTCCTCGGGCGTCACGAAACGCGCCACCGCGTGATGCTTGGGCGTCGGCTGCAGATACTGCCCGATGGTCAGGAAATCGACATCGGCTGCGCGCAGATCGTCCATCACCTGAAGCACGGCCTGACGCTCCTCGCCAAGCCCGACCATGATCCCCGACTTGGTGAACATCGACGGGTCGATCTCCTTCACCCGCTGCAGCAGCCGGAGCGAATGGAAATAGCGCGCGCCCGGACGGACTTCCGGATAAAGCCCCGGCACCGTCTCGAGATTGTGGTTGAACACGTCCGGCCGCGCCGCGACCACGGTCTCGAGCGCGCCGGGCCCGCATTTCAGGAAATCGGGCGTCAGCACCTCGATGGTGGTTTCGGGCGCACGATGGCGCACCGCGCGGATGGTCTGGGCGAAATGCTCGGCCCCGCCATCCTCCAGATCGTCGCGATCGACCGAGGTGATGACGACATGCTTCAGCCCGAGTTTCTGGACCGCATCGGCGACCCGGCCCGGCTCGAAGATGTCAAGCGCATCGGGGCGTCCGGTTGCCACGTTGCAGAAGCTGCAGCCGCGGGTGCAGATCTCGCCCATGATCATCATTGTCGCATGGCCCTGCGACCAGCACTCGCCCACATTGGGGCATCCGGCCTCTTCGCAGACCGTCGCCAGCCCATGCTCGCGGATCACGCGGTGGGTGTCGCGATAGCCCTCGCCGCCGGGCGCGCGCACGCGGATCCAGGTCGGTTTCTTGGGCTGGGCCGTATCGGGACGGCGGGCCTTTTCGGGGTGGCGTTCGGCGGGGTTTTTGAGGTCGCGCAACGGAGGTCTCCCTGGCGGGACGGATCGCCCTTTCTTATGCGCTTCCCCGTCCGAAGGCAACCGCGGCCGCCGAGGCGCCGCTCAGCCGTCTTGGGCGGTCCGGGTCAGACGTTCCCCGGCCTCGGCCAGGATCGCGGCCAGGGCCGCGAACCAGCCATCCTCGCGCGAGATCCGGCGCCGGACCAGCCCCAGCTGCCGCGCCGGTTCGGGCGAGGCGAAGCGGTGGACCGCGAGCGAAGGACTTGCCGCCCGTTCAGTGCGCAGCGCGATCTCGGGCAGGAAGGTCAGCCCGAACCCCTCGGCCGCCAGTCCGCACAGCGTCGCCAGCGACGAGGCCCCCAGATCGACCCGGGTCTCCTCGCGCTTCATGCCGCAGACCTCGAGCGCCTGATCGGCCAGGCAATGCCCCTCATCCAGCAAGAGCAGCCGGTCCGGGTCAAGCGCATCGGGCCGCAGCCCGCCGAGATCCGCCCCCAGCGCCGCGATCTGCCGCGCCGAACCCGCCAGCAGGAAGCGGTCATCGAACAGCGGCGCCTCGACCAGGTCGTCCCGCCCGGTCGGCAGCGCCAGCAGCACCGCATCGAGACGCCCCTCGTCGAGATCTGCCAGCAACAGGTCGGTCCGCGCCTCGCGCACCCCGATCTCCAACGACAGGTTGTCGGCCCGGATCAGCGGCAGCGCGACCGGCAGCAGATAGGGCGCCACCGTCGGAATGAGCCCGAGGCTCAGCCGTCCGGCCAGCCCGCGCTGCCAGCGCGCGGCATCCTTCAGCGCGCTCACCTCCTGCATCACCCGGCGGGCATGGCGCAGAAGATTGTGCCCGGCAGGCGTCAGCACCACCCCGCGCGGCTGGCGCTCGACCAGTTGCACGCCAAGCCCGGCCTCGAGCTCGCGGATCTGCACCGAGAGCGCAGGCTGGCTGACATGCACCGTCTCGGCGGCACGGCCGAAATGGCGATGCTCGGCGAGGGCGATAAAATAGGAAAGCTGCCGCAGGGTGATGCTCATGCCGATGTCCTATCGCAGCCGCGCCCCGCGATCCATCCCGGCGCGGTCGGCCCGGCTGACATGAAAACCCCCGCCCGGCTAAGCCGGACGGGGGCGGAACCGACAGGTCGCGTCAGGCTCAGGCCAGCGCGGCCTTGGCCTTCTCGACGATCGCACCGAAAGCTTCGGGCTCGTTCACGGCGAGATCGGCCAGGACCTTGCGGTCGACCTCGATCCCGGCAACGGCCAGAGCGTTGATGAAGCGCGAATAGGTCAGCGTTTCGTCATGGGCACGCACGGCCGCGTTGATCCGCTGGATCCAGAGCGCGCGGAAATTCCGCTTGCGCTGCTTGCGGTCGCGGGTCGCGTACTGGTTGGCCTTGTCGACGGCCTGGGTCGCGGTGCGGAAGGCATTGCCGCGGCGGCCGTAATAGCCTTTCGCAGCCTTGATGACCTTCTTGTGACGGGCATGGGTGGTGGTGCCGCCTTTGACTCGGGACATGGATCAGGCCTCCGTTAGCGCGAATAGGGCATGTAGGACTTGGCGAGCTTCTCGTCCGGAGCCGAGAGCATCGTCGTCCCGCGCGCGTCGCGGATGAACTTGGTGGTCCGCTTGATCATGCCGTGGCGCTTGCCGGCCTGACCCGCCTTGACCCGGCCGGT is part of the Rhodovulum sp. MB263 genome and encodes:
- the ssb gene encoding single-stranded DNA-binding protein; translation: MAGSVNKVILIGNLGRDPEVRSFPSGGKVCNLRIATSETWKDRNTGERRERTEWHTVAIYSEPLVRVAEQYLRKGSKIYVEGQLETRKWQDQSGQDRYSTEVALRPYRSELTMLDGRDGGGGGGRGGDYGGGSGGGGYDQGGGRGGDYGGQQPSAGDFDDEIPF
- the cutA gene encoding divalent-cation tolerance protein CutA, whose protein sequence is MIHVTTTCPDTDTARAIARAALGQRLAACANILPGVISLFHWQGRIEEEAEVQLSFKTRAAQGPALVALIEELHPYDLPVIHWEELATTPGATAWLDTETG
- a CDS encoding DUF6455 family protein, whose product is MSGQTKYDEHAHLLEKMAEVLGVDLDEETMAGRWTPEDMQDSVSRCLGCTDPGQCRGWLGTHDAGADATPDYCRNKDLLEAMRARLVSA
- a CDS encoding lytic transglycosylase domain-containing protein — translated: MKRQLAAIALAALAVSGAHPEPVLADASVSSKSRLALFRSQTRVLDGRAAQQYSNSVRLQPDRVHTPAQGMLLYSGRYRGEFVDVAREAARKHGVPEDLFLRLVQQESGWNTRAVSHKGAIGLAQLMPETARRLGVDPTDPRQNLEGGARYLRRQFDRFRSWRLALAAYNAGPEAVQRHGGVPPYDETRTYVRRIWGS
- the rplT gene encoding 50S ribosomal protein L20 — protein: MSRVKGGTTTHARHKKVIKAAKGYYGRRGNAFRTATQAVDKANQYATRDRKQRKRNFRALWIQRINAAVRAHDETLTYSRFINALAVAGIEVDRKVLADLAVNEPEAFGAIVEKAKAALA
- the lipA gene encoding lipoyl synthase; its protein translation is MRDLKNPAERHPEKARRPDTAQPKKPTWIRVRAPGGEGYRDTHRVIREHGLATVCEEAGCPNVGECWSQGHATMMIMGEICTRGCSFCNVATGRPDALDIFEPGRVADAVQKLGLKHVVITSVDRDDLEDGGAEHFAQTIRAVRHRAPETTIEVLTPDFLKCGPGALETVVAARPDVFNHNLETVPGLYPEVRPGARYFHSLRLLQRVKEIDPSMFTKSGIMVGLGEERQAVLQVMDDLRAADVDFLTIGQYLQPTPKHHAVARFVTPEEFAAYEKAAYGKGFLMVSATPLTRSSYHAGEDFARLRVAREARLAQA
- a CDS encoding DUF6455 family protein, encoding MEDQGRLSKHFWLTQGMARTLGVNLNDALRSGQLGRGEYSELVAACCHCGRAEACMGWMGHQAAGARCPPEWCAVGGPLKALQEPA
- a CDS encoding LysR substrate-binding domain-containing protein, whose product is MSITLRQLSYFIALAEHRHFGRAAETVHVSQPALSVQIRELEAGLGVQLVERQPRGVVLTPAGHNLLRHARRVMQEVSALKDAARWQRGLAGRLSLGLIPTVAPYLLPVALPLIRADNLSLEIGVREARTDLLLADLDEGRLDAVLLALPTGRDDLVEAPLFDDRFLLAGSARQIAALGADLGGLRPDALDPDRLLLLDEGHCLADQALEVCGMKREETRVDLGASSLATLCGLAAEGFGLTFLPEIALRTERAASPSLAVHRFASPEPARQLGLVRRRISREDGWFAALAAILAEAGERLTRTAQDG
- the rpmI gene encoding 50S ribosomal protein L35 yields the protein MPKMKTKSSAKKRFKVTATGRVKAGQAGKRHGMIKRTTKFIRDARGTTMLSAPDEKLAKSYMPYSR